In Marinobacter salsuginis, the genomic stretch ACGACAGCCAGATAACTCCACCGCTGGCCGCTCCAGACATAGGTGATGTCACCACACCACGCCTGATTGGGCCGGCCTAACGTAAACTCACGAGCCAGATGGTTCGGGATATCCGGTCGCTCAACGGTCGCCTGCTTGTAGGCGTGAGGACCCGGCTGCTTACAGATCAGCCCCAGTTCACTCATCAATCGTCGAACCTTGAAGCGCCCAATAACAACGCCGTCGTCATTGAGCATGCCCTTGATCGTTCTACTGCCGGCAGAGCTGCGGCTCTTGGTAAAGAGACGGTTTACCTGAGCCTTCAGGGCCAGACGCTCAACATTCACGTGCTTCCGCCGTTGGCGGTATTCGTAATAGCTGGAACGGCTGATATCAAACGCATTGCAGACCATTTCAACAGGCATTTGCTCACTTAACTGGTCTATCAGCGCGTACGATTCATGTCGTCCGACATCAAGAGAGCGGTAGCCTTTTTTAGTATGTCTTTCTCCTGCTCAAGGCGCTTGCAGCGGGCTTCCAGCTCCTGAATACGGCGCTGCTCCGGGGTTAACGCCTTGCCCTTCGGGGTGACACCGTCACGCTCCTCGGTCAGTTGGTTAACCCAGCGCCGGATAGCGCTTTCACCAATTCCCAGGGACACGCTCGCCTGGGGAATCGTGTAACCTTGATCCAGCACCAGGCTGGCTGCTTCCTGTTTGAACTCAGGAGAAAAAGAACGTCGCTTTCTGGTCATCAGACACCTCGTTTATGGTGGCGATCTTACCACCTACGTTGGTGTCCGGAATCATTGAACCACTACAGGAAACATAAGTTGTCATGCAATCATACAGGCACGATCTCAAAGCAACGGTACTCGCGGCGTTAGTCTTTATGGCACCCAATGCAACTACAGCCCAGGCGTCGGATGACCAGATTCGCGTTGCTCGGGAAATGATCAGAACGCTGGAAGCCTATGCCGTTTATAAAATGGGTCAGTATGACCTTGCGTTCGAGCGCTATCTTACACTCGCCGAGGACGGGAATCCTCAGGGCATGCTTAACGTAGCTAACATGTACTCGGAGGGTAAGGGAGTAGAACAGAGTTACAGCAATGCCTTTCGTTGGTATCTGCGGGCAGCTGAAATCGGCGACTGGATTGCCATGGAACAGGTTGAAAGCGCTTACCGCACGGGAAAAGGCGTGCAGAAGGACACCGAGCGCGCTGAGTATTGGGAAATGCGCGCCCGAGCTGGTGACTGACGATGGCGAACCAGCGGCCCGACTCAGAACATCGTTATGCCCAAATCTGAATGTTCGCTTTGCGACCAGTCCGGGCTCCTCGAATTCCTTAAACAAGAGCGAACATCCGCAACTCTTAATTTCTCCCGTTTCCCGCTTGAAATCAGACAAACATATTACCTTCATTGCTTGGGAGCGCGTTTTGGGATCAGATCGCGGGCTGTCCTCTCCCAATTGGGACCGACTTCGACACGAATGTCCCGAGCAGTTATTTCCTCACCGCATTCGGAGCAAGTAGTCACCGGAGACATGCGGTGGCCGCAGGATTTATGGATGTGTATCAGAGGAACCCCGCGCTCATCGGTCATGTAAGTGTTGCCCCAATGCACCAGTGCCATGATTACCGGGTGTAGGGCTAGCCCTTTTTCGGTCAGCCGGTATTCCTCTCGAAGTGGTTTTTCCTGATACGGAACTTTGGTCAGTACATCGTTCTCAACGAGCTTTTTCAGCCGGTCCGTTAAGACGTGACGGGTAATGCCAAGCCGGCTTTCGAACTGATCGAATCGACGTACTCCCAGAAAACAGTCCCGCAGGATGATGAGTGTCCAGCGATCACCGACAACAGCCAAGGCTCTGGCCACTGAACATGGCTCTTGATCCAGCTCTTCCCAACGCATGTGTTAACTCCCCTTGGATTCCTCTCTCATTTTATCTTGACAGGTTCCAAAAAGGAACTGACTATTAGTTGGTTCCAAAAAAGAACCCAAATGTAGCAAGGGGCAAAGAGTTATGACAAATGACGAACAACAAGTGGCTGTAGTGATCGGTGCCGGCGACGCCACTGGTGGGGCGATTGCACAACGATTTGCCAGAGAGGGCTATGTGGTCGTTGCAACAAGACGTCATCAGGACGCCTTAGCTCCGCTCGTCCAAAAGATTGAAGAAAATGGCGGTAAGGCCATCGGACTGGGCTGCGATGCTCGTGACGAAGAGGCTATGTGCGGTTTGTTCTCAAAAATTGAGTCAGAAATCGGTGAAGTAGGTGTTGTGGTGTTCAACATCGGTGCCAATGTTCAGTTTTCGATTACCGAGACAACCGGACGTGTTTACCGAAAGGTGTGGGAAATGGCCGCATTCGCGGGATTCCTTGCTGGCAGGGAGGCGGCCAAAGTCATGCTGCCGCGGAGCCGGGGAACCATCATCTTTACGGGTGCTACGGCTTCCATGCGGGGCGGTGCCGGTTTTGCCGCGTTTTCCAGTGCCAAGTTCGCCTTGAGAGCCCTGGCTCAGAGTATGGCCAGAGAACTGGGGCCCAAAGGTATTCACGTGGCGCACTCAATCATCGACGGTGCGATTGACACCGCCTTTATCCGCGATAACTTTCCAGATCGCTACGCGCTTAAAGCGCAGGGCGGTATCCTCGATCCCGACCATATTGCAGAGCAGTATTGGCGGCTCCACGAACAACCCAGAGACTGCTGGACCCATGAACTGGACCTCCGGCCCTGGATGGAAACCTTTTAGGGAGTGACGCCATGACTCAAATAATCGATTTCTATTTTGATGTGGGAAGCCCTGCCAGTTACCTGGCCTGGACACAGCTGCCCGCGCTGGCTCAAAGAGCAAACTCAGACATACGCTGGAAGCCCATGCTGCTGGGGGGCGTCTTCAAAGCTACCGACAATCAGTCGCCAGCGATGAATCCAACGAAATCCCGCTATACACGCATGGATATGGAACGTTTTGCTCGGGCTTACGGTGTGACCCTGAACTTCAATCCCTATTTCCCGATAAACACGCTTTTACTGATGCGGGGTGCCGTTGGCTTTTTGGGTGCTCCGGAGTTTCATCGGTATCTGGAAGCAGTGTTTCGCGCGATGTGGGTTGATCAGAAAAACATGAATGATCCCGAAGTCGCGGCTAACGTGCTTTCCCTGGCAGGATTTAATCCCGGCAAAGTGCTGGCTCTTTGTGAAGACCCATCCGTAAAGGCCGAACTCAAACGGCTCACCGAAGAAGCGGTAAGGCGTGGTATCTTTGGCGCTCCTACGTTTTTCGTTGGTGACGAGATGTTCTTCGGACAAGATCGAATGCCGCAGTTGGAAAATTACCTTTCAGTCAGCCGGGGAGCAGAAATTTGAACGCCTCTTCGGGCACCTATGATCGGCTGATCAACCCTGTCCTGATTGCCGGGTGCATCATCATTCTGGTCAGTTTCGCGGTTCGTGCTTCGTTCGGGCTGTTCCAGTTGCCGATTGCCCTGGAGTTTCAATGGCCGCGGGAGTCGTTTTCACTGGCCATTGCGATTCAGAACCTGTTCTGGGGCATAGGGCAACCGATCTTTGGCGCCTTCGCGGAACGCTATGGCGACCGGAAGGCGATTCTGGGCGGTGGCGCTTTTTACGTGGTCGGGTTGGTGTTGTCGGCTTTTGCTATAACTCCTGGGCAACATCAGTTGCTGGAAATGCTGGTTGGTTTCGGCATCGCGGGTACGGGGTTCGGAGTCATCCTCGCCGTGGTCGGGCGTGCGGCTTCAGACAAACACCGGTCGATGGCGCTCGGAATCGCCACGGCAGCAGGTTCTGCCGGCCAGATCGTCGGTCCGCCCGTGGCCAACGCTCTTCTTAGCCAGATGCCCTGGCAGTCGGTGTTTCTTGCCTGCGCAGGCTTTATCGTGCTCTCCATGATGGCTTTGTTGCTCATGCGAGCACCGAAGCCGCAGAAGCCCATGGGGAGCGAGGAGCCCATCGGTGTTGTCATCAAGCGTGCGGTGCGTGACCCGTCGTTCCTGTTTATTTTTATCGGTTTCTTTTCCTGTGGCTACCAACTGGCTTTTATCACTGCACACTTCCCGGCGTTCATTACGGAAATGTGCGGCCCAATTGCCCCGGACAGCCTGCTATATACGCTTGGGGTGACGTCGGCTTCCGGTCTTGGCGCCATTTCCATCGCACTGATTGGGCTGTTCAATATTGGCGGAACACTGTGCGCTGGTTGGCTGGGTAACAAGTACTCCCGGAAATACCTGTTGGCCAGCGTCTACCTGCTGAGAACGCTTGTGTCGGCGGCCTTTATCATGACCCCGATCACCCCAGAAACGGTGGTGCTGTTTTCCGTTGCCATGGGTTCGCTCTGGTTGGCCACCGTACCGTTGACATCGGGGCTGGTCGCTCATATTTACGGCCTGAAATACATGGGTACGCTCTACGGCCTGGTATTCTTTTCCCATCAACTGGGCGGCTTTTTGGGGGTCTGGCTGGGTGGCGCGATGTATGACACCTACAACGACTATACTCTGGTCTGGTGGGTTGGCGTGGGGGTCGGGGCCCTGTCAGCGGTGATTCACTTGCCGGTTAAGGAATATCCCTGGTCTCAGCGAAAGGCGACAGCGCTGGCCGCTTGATCAAGCTTTGCTTCGTTTATCTGACTACGAATGCTCGCAGCTGAGTCTCAGCTGAACGGCGATGGTTTGGGCGCTAGTTTCTGCTTGAAGCCATTAATTTGGACACAACCAAATAAAAAAGGCCTGCGTTTTCACGCAAGCCTTTGAAATAATGGCCCGCCCGATAGGATTCGAACCTATGACCTTTGCCTCCGGAGGGCAACGCTCTATCCAGCTGAGCTACGGGCGGAACGAAAGCCGGCAGCGGTGTGCCGATTTCGAGTGCGCAATGTTACGTGCGAAGCGGGTCGCTGTCCAGCCCCTGCGGGCAAGTCCCGGCGTCAGCTTTGGATGAGTCGCTGCTCCGGGGTGATTGTCACCAGATTGCTGTCGTTGCTGAAGGTGACTTCGCCGTCCTGAATGGTTACCTGGAAGCTCATGGAGCGGTTGGCGAGCTTGGCCAGGGCTTCGGTGCTGTCGCCGGGCAGGTGAAAGATGGTGAGGTTGTCGAAACGCTCCAGCTTGCCATGATGTTTGTCCCACCAGACGGGGAAAGCCCGATCGCCATAGGTGTACAGGATCACTTTGCCGGCGCGGTTACAGGCCTTTCTCAGTCGATCCTCTTCTGGCAGCCCCAGCTCAATCCACACTTCAATCTCGCCGGTCAGGTCTTTCTGCCAAAGCTCGGGTTCGTCATCGGTGCTCAGCCCCTTGGTGAATTCCAGGGTCTCGCTGGCGTTCAGGGCAAAGGCGAGCAGTCGGATCATCATTCGCTGGTCGGTTTCTGACGGATGTTGGGCCACAGTCAGGTGATGATCCGCGTAGTAGTGACGGTCCATGTCGGCAATGTTGAGCGTCGCCTTGTGGATGGTTGCTTTGAGCGCCATGGGCTTCCTGAATTGGTATCTGAGTGGTGGATTGGGCTAGTGTAATGCAATTCTTTCCCGGGTGAGTGTAAGCGCATGCCGATGTTGCGTGGTTTTCTGGTTCTGGTGCTGTTTTTTATTCTTGGCGAGTCTGTGCGCCTGCTTCTGGCGTTGCCGGTGAGTGGCGGCGTGCTGGGTATGGTGGTTATTACGTTTACCCTGATGGTTAAAGGCAGTGTCAGTGATGATCTGGCCCGGGCCAGCCAGGGCCTGATTTCGGTACTTGTACTCCTGATCATGCCGGGAGTTGTGGGGGTGTTCTTCACGGCGGACCAGTTCTCGGGCCAATGGCTGGCGGTTGCGGCGGCGCTATTGGCGGGCACCTTCCTGAGTGTTCTGACGACTTTGCTGTTAATGAAGGCTGTGACCGCCAGGGGAGTGAGCGATCATGAGTGAATTTTTTGCCCGCTTCCAGGCGTTACCGGACACGCTTGCCGCCACTCCAATCCTGGCGATCGGTTTGACGCTTGGTGCCTTCTTCGCCGGCAACTGGCTTTTTTCCCGCATCGGGCGGCCCCTGTGGTTGCCGCCGGTGGTCCTCTCTGCGTGCCTGTTGTCCGGTGTTATCGCAGCGTTGGCGGTGGATTACCAGGATTACCAGCAAGGCGCGCGCTGGCTGACGGTATTGCTGGGGCCGGCCACCGTGGCGTTGGGGATTCCGCTTTACCAACAGATGCACCATATCCGTGCCATGTGGCGCCCGATTGTGGTCACTCTGCCGATTGCCGCCACCATGGCGGCGGTTTACGCCGTCGTGATTGGCTGGGCTCTGGGGGCCACGCCGGAGGTGCTGGCGTCCCTGGCGCCCAAGTCGGTAACAGCACCCATCGCCATTGGAATAACGGAGCAATTGGGCGGTTCCGTGCCCCTCATGATGGGCGGGCTTCTGATTACCGGCGTGGTGGCAACCCTCTTCGTTGACCTGCTTGCGCGGCTTTTGCCGGTTAAAGACGAGCGTATCCTCGGTTTTGCCCTGGGTTTGAATGGTCATGCGATTGGCACGGCGCGGGCGTTTGAAATCAGTCACGCCGCCGGTGCCTTTGCCTCGCTCGGGATGGGGCTCACTGGCGTGTTTACGGCCCTGATCTTACCTCTGGTTTTCCGGCTGTAAGTCTGCGCCAAATCAGGTCATTCACCTGGCGTATAGCCCCTTGTCGTAATTTCGATTGCCCTAAGTGTTTTCCGAGACTAGCTTGTTGGCCAGGCATTCGGCGCCGTTCTGCGCCGATATTCCGTGAAAATTCCTAAAACAGCGACGGAAAACGCGATGAAAAAACTGATTGCAGCATTTGTCGGTTCCATGGCCCTGGCATCGGCACCGGTAGCCCTCTCTGCCGAGGCGACCAAGGAACTGAAGATGGCGTACGACGCCGACCCCGTGACCCTCGATATTCATGAGCAGCTGTCTGGCGGCATCCTTCAACTGTCCCATATGACCTTCGATCCGCTGCTGCGCTGGACCAAGGATCTTGGCTTTGAGCCGCGACTGGCAGAGAGCTGGGAGCGGATTGACGAAAACACCATGCGCTTCAAACTGCGTGAGGGCGTTAAGTTCCATTCCGGCAACGAGCTGACGACCGCCGATGTGAAGTTCACCTTCGATCGCCTGAAGCAGAGCCAGGATTTCAAGGCCATCTTCAAGCCTTTCAGCAGCATTAACATCATCGATGATTACACCTTCGAGCTGGTGACCCGCGAGCCGTATCCGCTGCTGCTGAATACCGCCACCTATATTTTCCCGTTCGACAGCGAGTTCTACACCGGCCAGACCGAAGACGGCAAGGACAAGAGTGCCATCCTCAAGCACGGCAACTCCTTCGCGTCCGAGAATCTGTCGGGTACCGGTCCGTATACCGTGACTGAGCGCAAGCAGGGTGTGCGCGTCGAGTTCGAACGCTTTGACGACTACTGGGATACCGAGTCTCCGGGTAACGTCGGCAAGATCGTGCTGACTCCGATCAAGGAGAACAACACCCGCGTTTCTGCCCTGCTGTCTGGTGGCGTCGACTTCATCGCGCCGGTTCCGCCCAATGATCTGGAGCGTATCCGCAACGACAAGAACGCCAACCTGGTCACCATGAGCGGTACCCGCATCATCCTGTTCCACATGAACCAGGAGCGTGTGGAAGCCTTCAAGAACCCGAAGGTTCGCCAGGCAATCGCCTATGCGGTCAATCAGGAAGGCATTGCAGCCAAGATCATGAAGGGTTTCGCAACCCCGGCCGCCCAGATGTCCCCAGAAGGCTACCAGGGTTATAACGAGTCTCTGAAACCGCGCTTCGATGTGGCCAAGGCCCAGCAACTGATGAAGGAAGCCGGTTATGAGGATGGCTTCACCATCACCATGATGGCGCCGAACAACCGCTACGTGAACGACGACAAGATCGCTCAGGCAGTGGCCGCCATGCTGGCGCGCATCAACATCAAGGTGGATCTGAAAACCCTGCCGAAGGCCCAGTACTGGCCGGAGTACGACAACCGTGCGGCGGACATGATGATGATCGGCTGGCATGCGGATACCGAGGACTCCGCCAACTTCTACGAGTTCCTGACCTTCTGCCCGGATGCCGACAGCGGCGCTGGCCAGTACAACGCCGGCAACTACTGCAACCCTGAAATCGACGCCCTGGTACAGAAGGCCAACGTCGAGACCGACCTGGACAAGCGCGCGGCCATGTTGCAGGAAGTGGAGCAGCGTCTGTATGACGACGCCGCCTTTGTTCCGCTGCACTGGCAGGACCTGGCCTGGGCTTCGAAGAAGAATGTGAAGATTGAGCCGGTGCTCAACGTCATGAACTTCCCGTACCTGGGTGACCTGGTTATCGAGTAATCGCCTCTAACGGCAGGCCGGTGCTGGAGTGATCCGGTGCCGGCCTTTTGTTTGCAAGCCTTATCCGGAAGCTTTCCATGTTAGCGTTTTTGGTTCAGCGGATTTCCCAGGCGTTTCTGGTCATGTTTGTGATCAGTGTGATTGCCTTTGCCATTCAGGATGGCCTCGGGGACCCGCTTCAGGAAATGGTGGGGATGTCCGTCTCCGAGGAGGAGCGGGAAGCCATTCGAGACGAGCTTGGCCTAAATGACCCGATGGTGGTGCAGTACCTGCGTTTTGCGGGCAATGCGCTGCAGGGTGACCTGGGCAACTCCTACTTCTACAGCAAACCTACCTTGGAAGTGATTGCCGAGCACCTGCCGGCAACACTGGAACTGGTCATCGGTGCCAGCCTGATTATTGTGTTTCTATCTGTGCCGATCGGTGTCTATGCCGCGATCCGGCCCCAGGCGTGGTTATCCAAATTCTTTATGGGCGTCAGTACCGTGGGTATTTCCATCCCGGTGTTCCTGACGGCCATTGTGCTGATTCAGCTGTTCTCCATTGGTGTGACGGTGAGCTGGTTTCCGTCGGACACCGGCTGGGGGCAGTGGCTGAACGAGTTCTTTTCCACCGAGGGCGGGTTGCCCTCCTATGGTCGCGGTGATGAGCTGACGCACCTGTTCGGCACCTGGGAATCCGGCTTTTTCTCAAGCGGTGGCCTGATGCACCTGATCCTGCCATCGGTGTCGCTGGCCTCGATCATGCTGCCGCTGTTCATCCGGCTGATCCGGGCCGAGATGATGGAAGTGTTGCAGAGCGACTACGTCCGCTACGCTCGTGCCAAAGGCCTCAGTGCCGGCCGCATCAACTTCCTGCATGCTCTCAAGAACACCATGCTGCCGGTGATCACCGTCGGCGGTGTGCAGATCGGCATCATGGTGGCTTACACCATCCTCACGGAAACCGTGTTCCAGTGGCCGGGCGTGGGCCTGATGTTCCTGGAAGCCATTACCCGCAGCGACATCCCGCTGATCGTGGCTTACCTGATGGTGGTGGGCCTGATCTTCGTGATTACCAATACCCTGGTGGATCTGATCTACGGACTGGTGAACCCCACCGTCAAACTGACAGGAAAGAAAGCATGACAACGGCAACGGTTTCCCGCTGGGACCGCTTCCGCGAGTCCTTCTTCTGGTACAGCTTCAAGCGCGACAAGGTGGCCATTGTCAGCTTCGCCGTGTTGCTGCTGATGGTGCTGGCGGCGGTGTTTGCGCCCCTGCTGGCACCCGCCGATCCCTACGATCTGGCGCAGATCAATATCATGAATTCCGAGCTGCCCCCGGTGGGCATGAGCGGAGCTGATCCGGCCTTCCCCCTGGGCACCGACGCTCAGGGCAGGGATCTGCTGTCCACGATTCTTTACGGTACCCGGGTGTCCCTGATGATCGGTTTCGGGGCGGTGGTCCTGCAGGCGTTTCTGGGCATTCTGTTCGGCCTCCTCGCCGGCTACCTGGGTGGCAAGGTAGACGCGGTGCTGATGCGTATTGCCGATGTGCAATTGTCCTTCTCCACTCTAATGGTTGCCATCATCGTGGGCGCAGTATTCAAGGCCAGCTTCGGCAACCTGATGTTCGGTGAGATCGCCATCTACATGCTGATCTTCATCATCGGTGTCGCCGAGTGGCCCCAGATTGCCCGCACCGTTCGTGCCTCGGTGCTGGCGGAGAAAAAGAAGGAATACGTCGACGCCGCCAAGGTGATGGGCTTCGGGACACGTCGGATCATGTTCCGGCATATCCTGCCCAACACGCTGTCGCCCATCTTTGTTATCGCCACGGTCCAGATTGCCAACGCCATTATCTCCGAGGCGGCCCTGTCGTTCCTGGGGCTTGGCATGCCGGAGACCCAGCCGTCGCTGGGCTCGTTGATCAAATCCGGCTTCGACTACATCCAGAGCGGTTCCTGGTGGATCACACTGATCCCGGGCCTGGTGCTGGTGGTGCTCGTTCTGGTCATCAACCTGTTGGGTGACTGGTTGCGGGATGTGATGAACCCACGGCTGTACAAGGGGTAACACCATGGCACTGTTGGAAGTTAAAGATCTGGATGTGCGCTTTGCTGTCCGTGGTGGTGATCTGACCGCGCTGCGGGGAATCAGTTTTACCCTCGACAAGGGTGAGCGCTTGGGCCTGGTTGGTGAATCCGGTGCCGGTAAGTCGGTGGCGGCGTTCTCGATTCTCAACCTGATTGCCAAGCCGGGCTACATCGCCGGCGGGCAGATCCTGTTCGAGGGCAAGGATCTGGCGGCCATGAGCGAGCGGGAACTGCGGAAAATCCGTGGTAACCGCATTGCCATGATCTTCCAGGACCCGATGATGACCCTGAACCCGGTGCTCACCATTGGCACCCAGATGGTCGAGGCTATCCTGGCCCACAGGAAGATCAGTAAAAAAGAAGCCCGCGCCATTGCGCTGGACCGGCTGCAAAAAGTGCAGATTCCGTCGCCGGAGAAGCGTCTGGATCAGTACCCTCATGAATTGTCCGGAGGTATGCGCCAGCGGGTGATCATTGCCATCGCTCTGCTGCTGGACCCGGAAATCATCATCGCCGATGAGCCGACAACGGCTCTGGATGTCACCATCCAGGCGGAAATCATGGACCTGCTACTGAACCTGTGCGAGCAGGAGAATGTGGCGCTGATGCTGATTACCCACGATCTGGGCGTGGTCTCACAGGTCACCCAGCGAATGCTGGTCATGTATTCCGGCCGGATCATCGAGCAGGGCCCGACCCGGGAAATTATTAACGATGCCCAGCACCCCTACACCCAGGGGCTGATCAACGCGTTGCCCCAGATGGGCGAGCCCGGCGAGCGTCTGTTCCAGATTCCCGGGTCAATGCCGTCTCTGAAGAATGTGCCCTCGGGCTGCCCGTTCCATCCCCGCTGCAAGTTCGCCACCGAACAGTGCAAGCAGGCGATGCCCGAGTATGTCCGCTCTGGCAATGTGAATGTGGCCTGTTACGAAGTCGCCAACCTGATTGAGCAGGAGAAACGCATGCAGGAGGCCGAATCATGACCTCCCCGTTGGTAAGTATCCGCGGTCTTGAGAAACGCTTTGACCTCTCCGGCAGCCTGCTGGAGCAGATCACCTTCGAGGCTGGCCGTTTCCGCCGCAAACAGGAAGCGGTCCATGCCATCAACGGCGTCGATCTGGAAGTGCAAAAGGGCGAAGCCCTGTGCGTGGTGGGCGAATCCGGTTGTGGCAAATCCACCGTGGCCCGTACCGTCATGGGCTTGCTCTCGCCCAGCGCCGGCGAGATCCACTACGACGGCCAGCGCATCGACAACCTGGAGCGCAAGGATTCTCTGCCCTACCGTCGCAAGATGCAGATGATCTTCCAGAACCCCTACGCCTCCCTGAATCCCCGCATGACCATCCAGCAGACCCTGGAGGAGCCGATCCGGTTTCACCATCCGGACTGGTCGCCGGTGCAGGTGCGGGACAAGATCCACGAGGTGATGCATTCGGTGGGCATTGATCCGGACTGGGGTAGCCGCTTTGGCCATGAGTTCTCCGGTGGCCAGCGCCAGCGGATCGCCATTGCTCGCGCCCTGGCAGTGGATCCCGAATTCATTGTGGCGGACGAGCCAATTTCGGCCCTGGACGTGTCTATTCAGGCTCAGGTGCTGAATCTGCTCATGGACGCCCAGGAAAGCCGCGGGCTGACCTATCTGTTCATTACCCACGATCTGGCGGTGGTGGAGCATTTCGGCACCCGGGTGGCGGTGATGTATCTGGGAAGAGTCTGTGAGCTGGCGGATACAAAAACGCTGTTCTCCGCCCCCCGGCATCCATACACTCAGGCGCTGCTTTCTGCGATTCCGAAACTGGAGGACGACCGCCCCAACCACATCCGGCTGAAAGGGGAAGTGCCCACTCCCGTGAATCTGCCGTCGGGCTGCGTGTTCCATGGTCGGTGCCCCTATGCCAACGAGCGATGCCGGCAGGAAATCCCGCAGTTGATCACCACGGATGGCGGTACCCAGGTTGCCTGCCACGCGGTGGAAGAGGGCCGGTTGTAACGGCGCCGCTGCGATAGGCTATGATGCCAGCAGCAGAACTCGCATCGATACAACGACATACCCTTAGGGGACTCCATGGAAGTACGCTGGTTGGAAGATTTTCTGGCGCTGGCCCGAACGCGCCATTTCTCACGTGCTGCTGAATTGCAGCACGTGAGCCAACCTACGTTCAGCCGACGGATCAAACTTTTGGAAGAGGCTATGGGAAGCACGCTGATCAATCGTCAGACGCTGCCCCTCTCATTGACGCCTGCCGGCGAGATCTTCCGGGAACTGTGCGAGCGGATTACCCGGGATGTTCGGGATACCCGTGATCGCATTACCGCTCTTGAAGCCGAGGTGTCTGCCAGGATCAGTGTGGGGTCCACCCAGGGGCTGTTTTCGCACTTCTACCAGGGCTGGGCCCAGGATGCCGGCATCGCTGAACGTCTGCAGCTAAACCTGAACGCTACCAGTTGGGTGGGGGAGCAGTTTCTGGAGGCGCTGGACAGTGGTGAGTGTGATCTGGTTCTGTGTTACTGGCATCCGGATCTGCCCTGGGGCGGCAGGCTGACCGCCGACAGTTACGATTGGCTGGTGCTGGCTCGTGAACACCTGGTCCCGGTCAGCGTTTCTGACGATCAGGGGCATCCCCGGTTTGCCTTGCCGGGCAGTGCTGAACAACCGGTACCGCTGATTGCCTACCACAGTCGTGGTTTCCTGCAATCGGCGATTGAAGGCCATCTTGTTCGCAGCAGGCTAAGCGCCAACCTGTTGCCACTCAATGAGAATACCCAGTCGGCCAGTATCAAGGCGCTGGTCAAACAGGGTTTCGGCATGGGGTGGCTGCCCCGGCGCATGACCGAAAAAAGCGAACAATTCGGCAGTCTGGCGCGTGCTGGTGATGAGAGCTGGGACGTGCCCCTGGAAATCCGCCTGATCCGTCTCCGGGATACCCGCTCGGAAGATCTGTTAACCCTCTGGAAAACACTGGAAGATGGCTATGCCTGATGATGCCCTGTTGCACCTGCAGATCGATCACCTGAAAGAACTGCAGGCCCGATACGAATCGGCGCTGTCGGAGCATGGTTACGACAGCCTGCTCATCTCATCCGGCGCCGCGCCATACCGCTATGGTGATGACCAGGCGTGGCATTTTCAGGGTTACGGTCCGTTCCTTCAGTGGACCGGGCTGGCCGGTCGCGAACACGGCTGGCTCTGGATTCGGGCGGGGCACAAACCCGTGCTGTGGCTGTATGAGCCGGTGGATTTCTGGCACGCCAGTTCGCCTTTGGCGGAAGAACCCTGGCAGCAGTTTATCGAGGTTCGCAGGAGCGATTCACCCGAGGCGCCGTTGTTGGATGATCCCGACAGCCTGGCGGTGATCGGCGACCCCGCACTGATCAGTAATGTTCCCGGAGACACAAACCCGGACGATTTGCTCCGGGAACTGGACGAAACCCGGGTGCGCA encodes the following:
- a CDS encoding LysR family transcriptional regulator, which produces MEVRWLEDFLALARTRHFSRAAELQHVSQPTFSRRIKLLEEAMGSTLINRQTLPLSLTPAGEIFRELCERITRDVRDTRDRITALEAEVSARISVGSTQGLFSHFYQGWAQDAGIAERLQLNLNATSWVGEQFLEALDSGECDLVLCYWHPDLPWGGRLTADSYDWLVLAREHLVPVSVSDDQGHPRFALPGSAEQPVPLIAYHSRGFLQSAIEGHLVRSRLSANLLPLNENTQSASIKALVKQGFGMGWLPRRMTEKSEQFGSLARAGDESWDVPLEIRLIRLRDTRSEDLLTLWKTLEDGYA